GAGGTTTAATTTTTTGTTCTGTCTAACCCATCGCTGCACCTGACTGCGGGGGGCTGTGCCGTAATTAGAGTTTTGTGGTATCCCAAGTTTTTATCTTGTTTACAAAGTTTAGTGGTAATTCTCCTCGCAGCAGGTGAGCTTTATCGTTAGATTCAACACTCAGAAAGGAAAGGTATTATGACTGTAACGGTTGAAAAGATTGCAAATGAAGTCAAATTGCTTCAGGAATGGGAGTTGAACGAGTTTCTGGCCTGGCTTACAGACTACGAGCTTGAACATTTTGACGAATGGGACAAGGAGATTCAACGCGATTCACAGCCGGGTGGACGCTTGCAGGTCATGCTGGATGGTGTTCGCGATGACATTTCCGCGGGAAGGACTAAACCTCTTGATGAAATCATTAACAACTCCTGATTTCTGGAATTTATACTTTTCTTTGCCTCCTGAAATCAAATCTCTAGCCAGAAGGATGTATCAATTGTGGAAGAGAAATCCGAGACATCCCTCTCTACACTTTAAGAAAGTTGGTCAGGTATGGTCTATCAGAGTCGGCGAAGGATTTCGGGCATTGGCCATGAGGGAAAGCGATACTTTCTTCTGGTTCTGGATTGGAAATCATGATGAGTATAAAAGACTTATTGGGAAGTTATGATTCGCGGAGGGTTCGCTGATTAAAGGAATGGAGATATCTAAGGAAGTTTTAGAGTCAACGGGAGATATTAGGGGCATGTCATTGACAGGTCAACCGTGAATGTGGAATGCACAATAATTCGGTGAGGCAGAGGAAAAGGAAAAGACAGCGAATCAAAGCTTTTGTCTAACCCTGCGTTGCAGTTGACGGCGGGGGACTGTGCCGTGGTCAGAGTTTTGTGGTCTCTCAAAGTTTTATCTTGCTATCAAACTTTTGTGGTAATTCTCCCCGCCGCACCTGAACTTTATCGTTAGACAGTGTGATACAATTGTGTCTCAGATTTGCGATTGTAGAAAATTAGGAGGATGGACTATGTTGACAAAAATGATTGATGTGCATGAAGTTCAATCTCATTTGCAAGGGTTGTTATCCCAAGTACTGACAGGTATGGAACTTATCTTTACGGACGGAGATAAACCAGTTGCTCGTCTTGTACCAGTTGCTGCACGAGTGGCAGGATTACACGCAGGAGCAATTTGGACAAGCATGGATTTTGATGAGCCTTTACCTGAAGAATTTTGGATGGGAAATATATGAAATTGCTCTTAGATACACACACTTTCATCTGGTGGGATAGTGAGCCAACAAAACTTTCGGTACAAGTTCTTGCATTATGCCAGAACCGAGAAAATATGTTGCTGTTAAGCGTCGCCAGCATCTGGGAAATGCAAATCAAACTTCAATTAGGGAAATTGAAGTTTTCAGTGCCTTTAAAAGAAATCATCGAGACTCAGCAACAGACAAACAATGTTAAAGTGTTACCTGTTACCTTGCCACATGTGTTGGCAGTGGAGAAATTGCCTGTCTATCATAAAGACCCATTTGATCGTCTCCTGATTGCTCAAGCTACGGTTGAAGAAGCAGTGCTCGTTACAGGGGACCCGATACTTACCAATTATCCAGTGAAAGTGGTGTGGTAATTGTGTAAAAACTAAATAGAGAATTGAAGTATTAGGAGGGTCAAACCGTGAATGTGGAATGCACAATAATTTGGTGAGGCAGAGGAAAAGGAAAAGACAGCGAATCAGAGCTTTTGTCTAACCCTGCGTTGCAGTTGACGGCGGGGGACTGTGCCGTGGTCAGAGTTTTGTGGTCTCTCAAAGTTTTATCTTGCTATCAAACTTTTGTGGTAATTCTCCCCACCGCACCTGAACTTTATCGTTAGCCACAAACTGCAATTAGAAAGAGAGGTTAAATATGCCAGAGATTAGTCGATTTTATGGTATAATCATTGGGATGTTTTATGATGATCATAATCCTCCTCATTTCCATGCTCGGTACGGAAAAGATAAGGCAGCTGTGGAAATCACTACTTTGCGGGTGTTGGAAGGGAAAATTCCTCCCCGATCATTAGGATTAGTGGTCGAATGGGCATCACAACACCAAGAAGAACTGTTACAGGATTGGGAGTTGGCCAAAAACAATCAGCCCCCCAAAAAGATTATCCCTTTAGATTAAGTGGAGGTTTTCAATGATTCATGATGTTGTTTCAGCGGTTTATAAAGGCGGGTACAAGATAAAGTTAACTTTTGATGATGGGAAAAATGGAGTTGTTGATTTTGCAAAATACTTGACGGCAGGTGGAGTCTTCACGAAATTCAAGGATGTTGAATTCTTCAAGAACTTCACAGTGAATGAAGAGTTGGGTGTCATCACCTGGAATAATGAGGTAGATGTTGCACCGGAAACACTTTATTCTGAAGCTACAGGGTCTTCTTTGCCAAGATGGATGCAATAACTATAATAGGGAGTATTAGGGTCAAACCGTGAATGTGGAATGCACAATAATTCGGTGAGGCAGAGGAAAAGGAAAAGACAGCGAATCAGAGCTTTTGTCTAACCCTGCGTTGCAGTTGACGGCGGGGGACTGTGCCGTGGTCAGAGTTTTGTGGTCTCTCAAAGTTTTATCTTGCTATCAAACTTTTGTGGTAATTCTCCCCGCCGCACCTGAACTTTATCGTTAGACTAACCACAAAAAAGGTAGAATTACACAAAATGAAAAGATACATTTTTATTGCCTTAATATTAATATTTATTTTATGGGCGATAGGTGGATTAGCTGTATGGTTATTTTTACCAAATTGGTCCATTCGTGGTACCTTCGGTGATATGTTTGGAGCTATCAATTCTCTTTTTTCTGGATTAGCGTTAGCTGGAGTGATTATTGCAATACTTCTCCAGAAAACTGAACTTGAACTGCAAAGACACGAATTAGAAATGACCAGAGAAGAACTTCACCGTGCCGCTGAGGCTCAGGAAAAATCGCAACAAGCACTTAAGCAACAGGTAGAGAATCAAAAACTTTTGGCTCAACTTGAATCCATTAATGCACTGCTTGCTTCTTATGGTGATCAAATTGAGGGAATGAAGGGAAATAGTACAGTCGTAATGACACTAAAAGAACAGTGTGAAAAGAAGATAAATAAGTTGCGTGAATCTTTGGAAAAAGTACTTTCTGACGCAGGGCTAAATTTAGAATAGAAACTTAGAGAAGAATTGGAGTCATCTCCCGAATTGAGAATTAACGCAAGCAGGAAGAAAAGAGAATTGCAAAACAAAGTTTTTGTCTAATCCAGCGATGTTCCCTGATTTTTATGAGAGGAGGCTCTGACTTGCTTCGCGTGCCCGTGAGTTTTGTCATTATGACCAAATGATGTATAGGAGACTAAATGAAATTCAGTGAACTGGTTAGATTATTAGAAGAAAATGGATTTAGAATTGTGAAAGAAAAAGGCTCAATAAGATACTATGGAAAGACTGGGTGGAATAAAATGGTTCGACTTGATTACCACGGATCAAAGGAAGTTCCTACAGGCACTTGCAATAGTATCCTAAAGGCTGCAGGAATTAAATGACCATAAGGAGGATAAGATGATTGAATTACCATATTCATTAGTAATTGAAGCTACGGAAGAACCAGACTATTTTGGTTTCTATTCCCTGGATTTGGAAGGCTTTTCAGGCATAGGACATTCTGTAGAAGATTGTTTGTACCAGGCTAAGTGGGGAATGAAAGAACATGTTGCTTTACTAAGGGAACAAAGGATTCCAGTCCCTCCTGAGAACCCAAAAGCTAAGATTATTATTCAGAATGAAAGAAAATTAGATGTGGCAATGGTCTAACAAATCGCTGAAGCTGACGGTGCTTCGCACCGCAGCTTAGCTTTATCGTTAGACCCTGAGAGGAACAAGAGCATATGTCAAACTTTGAGCACATATTCGAGACCTATAGGAAAGCCGAAGTCAAGAAGTTCACAGAAATAGCGGACAATATTCGCTCTCTCGATGATCTTTCCTCTCTGCTCTTATGTCTCCTTTAATTATGCTTACTGAAAGAATAAGCGATATACATTTTATCCAGTATAATCGTCAACGCATCCTTTCTCTATTAACCTGCCTTTTTCTCGTCTGGCTTATGGTCAGGAGCTTTAAAGAGATGCAAACCATTGGTCAGATTTGTCCAGCAACCAGCTTGATTACATTCAGTAATCTCCTGATGAAGGACTACCTCTTTCCCCATTTGAGCTTACTTCAATTTTTCTCTCCTTTTATTTTTATATTAATTTTAACTTTGGCCAGTCCTTCAGGAAGAACCGTATCTTCACGGTATACTATTCTACAATTTTTTTGAATAACTAAAAGATTTTTTTAAGTTTTAATCTAAAAAATGGACTATCTTAACCCTAAATTTTAAATGAAGTTAAGGCAATATTAAAAATAAATTGCTATCTTATGCGGTTTTTTATTACTTATTCCGCCTCAACGGGTGACCTTTTCCTGAACTTAAGCTTGATAAGAAATGTTGAAATCTTACAGGAGCAAATCGTTCTTAATTTGGAAATAATATCCATTATCTGCATGCCTAATATAATTATTCCCAAGATTGCAAGG
This sequence is a window from bacterium. Protein-coding genes within it:
- a CDS encoding type II toxin-antitoxin system VapC family toxin; this translates as MKLLLDTHTFIWWDSEPTKLSVQVLALCQNRENMLLLSVASIWEMQIKLQLGKLKFSVPLKEIIETQQQTNNVKVLPVTLPHVLAVEKLPVYHKDPFDRLLIAQATVEEAVLVTGDPILTNYPVKVVW
- a CDS encoding type II toxin-antitoxin system HicA family toxin translates to MKFSELVRLLEENGFRIVKEKGSIRYYGKTGWNKMVRLDYHGSKEVPTGTCNSILKAAGIK
- a CDS encoding DUF2442 domain-containing protein; the protein is MIHDVVSAVYKGGYKIKLTFDDGKNGVVDFAKYLTAGGVFTKFKDVEFFKNFTVNEELGVITWNNEVDVAPETLYSEATGSSLPRWMQ
- a CDS encoding toxin-antitoxin (TA) system antitoxin, whose product is MLTKMIDVHEVQSHLQGLLSQVLTGMELIFTDGDKPVARLVPVAARVAGLHAGAIWTSMDFDEPLPEEFWMGNI
- a CDS encoding DUF4160 domain-containing protein, whose amino-acid sequence is MPEISRFYGIIIGMFYDDHNPPHFHARYGKDKAAVEITTLRVLEGKIPPRSLGLVVEWASQHQEELLQDWELAKNNQPPKKIIPLD
- a CDS encoding type II toxin-antitoxin system HicB family antitoxin; translated protein: MIELPYSLVIEATEEPDYFGFYSLDLEGFSGIGHSVEDCLYQAKWGMKEHVALLREQRIPVPPENPKAKIIIQNERKLDVAMV